The sequence AGCAAATTTTCTAGCAAGGGAATCACACTGGCCTTGGCGCTGGTGGTGGCGATCGCCAACCGTACCTCCGCCTGCTGAGCCGCCTCAATTAACCGCCGCACCCCTGGCCGTAAAGGAATCACATTGTTCTCGACGAGAGATTGAAAATGCTTGGCCTTAGCCTGGTGCAGTGCGATCACTAACCCGTCGATATCCTCAGCTTCAAACTTGGTTTGGTAGCGGTGAATATAGTAGCGAATCCGCTCTTTGCCCCCGGCTACCCGCAGTAACTGGCCGTAGAGGCCAACGGGCCAGTGCCAGGCCAGACCAAATTCTTGAAAAGCTTGGTTAAAGGCAACCCGGTGGCCGTCGCGTTCAGTTTCGGCCAGGGTGCCATCGACATCAAAAATCAGCGCCTCAAGGGTTTTCATCGGGGATATAAACGCAGCAAGGGTTCCCACCTGGGGAAGAGTTGAGGGGCTAACCCGGCCTGGGCCATGCACCCAGAGCTGAGGGAGGGGTACCCAGCGGTAGACCTACCTAAGTCTCAAGAGCGATCGCGTCTCAGCACCCAGCCAACCCACCCAGAAAGCCCCCCGATTCTAGCCGAGAAGCCAGCCGTTTCACCGTAGGATGAAGAAGCGACCTACACTGGAATATTCAGAGCTAACCTCAGGATGGGCGATCGCCTGACCCCGGTGCAGGAGGCTGTTATCAACGGTTACGAAAGGCATGGATATTAAACACGGTTTTGTCGCCACAGTCGGCAACACTCCCCTGATTCGTCTCAACAGCGTCAGCGAAGCTACCGGCTGTGACATTTTGGGCAAAGCAGAATTTCTCAACCCCGGCGGGTCGGTCAAAGATCGTGCGGCCCTCTACATCATTCAGGATGCCGAAGCTAAGGGCTTACTCAAGCCCGGTGGCACCGTGGTCGAAGGCACCGCAGGCAACACCGGTATCGGCCTGGCTCACATCTGCAACGCCAAGGGCTACCGCTGCCTGATCGTCATTCCCGATACTCAGTCTCAAGAAAAAATTGACCTGCTGCGGACCCTGGGCGCTGAGGTGCGCCCGGTGCCCGCTGTGCCCTACCGCGACCCCAACAACTACGTGAAGCTGTCGGGTCGCATCGCCGCCGACCTCGATAATGCCATTTGGGCCAACCAGTTCGACAATTTGGCCAACCGCCTAGCCCACTACGAAACCACCGGCCCTGAAATCTGGGCTCAAACCGAGGGCACTATCGACGCCTGGGTTACGGCCACCGGCACTGGCGGCACCTATGCTGGCGTGGCTATGTTTCTCAAAGAGCAAAACCCCAACATTCGCTGTGTAGTGGCTGACCCTATGGGCAGTGGGCTGTACAGTTACATCAAAACCGGCGAAGTCAACAGTGAGGGCAACTCGATCACCGAAGGCATTGGCAATAGCCGCATCACCGCCAATATGGCCGAGGTGCCCATCGACGACGCCATCCAAATTGAAGATCCAGAGGCCCTGCGTACTATCTATCAACTGCTCTATAACGACGGGCTGTTTATGGGCGGTTCGGTGGGCATCAACGTGGCGGCGGCAGTTAAACTGGCCCAGCAGCTCGGCCCTGGCCACAAAATTGTCACTGTGCTGTGCGATGGTGGCTCTCGCTACCAGTCGCGCCTCTACAGTCGCCCCTGGCTCGAAGCCAAAGGGCTGTGGTCCGAGGATCTGGCCCCCGCCGCTAATGCTTAAGCTACCTCCGGTCTTTGGGGCTAGCCGTAACCGTCCACCGGGGTCGCCTGGTTACAGAACAGATCGACTACACTAGGACAGATTCGGCGGGTACGATCTTCTGGGCGTACGCTCCAAAAGCTAGTCTAGATTAGCCTTCATCTCAATCTCTACTTTCGGGGACACACCTGTGACCGATCAGTCTGATAAATCTTCGCTGCCACCCGACTCTGCTCTCAATTCTGCCCCGGCGGCAAAAAAGCAAGCACCCCAGCCTAACCCCTGGGTCGAAGGCCTGCAAACCATCGGGCTCAGTGTTGTGCTGGCCTTGGGCATTCGCCACTTTGTGGCAGAGGCCCGCTATATTCCCTCCGGCTCTATGGAACCCACGCTCCAGGTCAGAGACCGCTTGGTAATCGAGAAAATCAGCTACCACTTCAACCCGCCTAGGCATGAAGATATTGTCGTGTTTTGGCCGCCGGAGAGTCTTACTGCTCCTGGTCAGCGGCGCGATGCCTTCATTAAACGCGTGATTGGCCTGCCGGGAGATGTGGTTGAAGTGCGCAACGGTGAAGTCATTCGCAACGGCGAAGTGTTGACCGAACCATACATCGAAGCGCCCCCCGATTATGAGTGGGGGCCTGAAACGGTTCCCGAGGCGTCTTATTTGGTGCTGGGCGACAATCGCAACAGCAGCTATGACAGCCACTCCTGGGGATTTGTGCCCGAAGAAAATATCATTGGCAGAGCTGTGGTGCGCTTCTGGCCGGTGAATCGGGTGGGGTTGATCGATGACTAAAGCACTGTTGAATCAGGTGGCCTGAGTACAGATGCTTAAATCTTCCGGGGCTTATATCGGGAACCCTAACATAGCAAGCTAGGATGCAAGCTGTCTTGATGGTTTAGAGGCTGCCGTCGTTAGCTGTTTTCCGCCGCTGCTATCCTTATGGTTTGTTGGTGTTAGCCCTAGGGATCTAATTCCTCGGGGCTGATGTGTTTTTTGGTTTGCTGTTGCTGTTACTCAGAGGCCTCTCTGAAGGCTAATGTTCCGGTTTTTGTATGACTCTTTCCCCTGTAGATAAGCCGCCCTTTGCCATTACTACGCCGTTGTACTACGTCAATGGCTTGCCTCACATTGGCAGTGCCTACACCACCATCGCCGCTGACGTAGTGGCTCGGTTTTATCGTTTGATGGGCCACCCGGTGCTGATGATTACGGGCACCGACGAGCATGGCCAAAAAATTCAGCGCACCGCTGAAGAGCGCGGCGTCTCACCCCAGGCCCACTGCGACGAGTATGTGGCTGGGTTTGAACATCTGTGGGAGTTGCTCAACATTAACTGCGATCGCTTCATTCGCACCACCGACCCCCGCCACAACACCATCGTCAACGAGTTTTTTCAGCGGGTTTGGGCGCGGGGAGATATTTACCAGGGGCAACAGCAGGGCTGGTATTGCGTCTCCTGCGAAGAGTTTAAAGAAGAGCGTGACCTGCTCCCCGACCAGCGCTGCCCTATTCACACCAATAAAACGGTCGAGTGGCGCGATGAGTCTAACTACTTCTTTAAGCTGTCTAACTACCAGGCGCAGCTAGAGCAGCTCTACGCTGAACGCCCCGACTTTATTCAGCCCGAGTCGCGCCGCAATGAGGTGCTGAGCTTCGTCAAGCGGGGGCTACAAGATTTCTCGATTTCGCGCATCAACCTCGACTGGGGGTTTCCGGTGCCCACCGACCCTGGCCATACGCTCTACGTCTGGTTTGATGCCCTGCTGGGCTATATCACTGCTCTGCAAGACTCGAACGAACCGCCCAGCCTAGAGCAGGCCATTGCCCACTGGTGGCCGATCAACATTCACCTGATTGGCAAAGACATTTTGCGCTTTCACGCGGTGTATTGGCCTGCCATGCTGATGTCGGCGGGGTTGCCGGTGCCAGGGCGGGTCTATGGCCACGGCTTTCTGACCAAGGACGGCCAAAAGATGGGTAAAAGCCAGGGCAACACCCTGGACCCGGTGGATCTGGTCAAGCGCTATGGCCCGGACGCAGTCCGCTACTACTTCATGCGTGAAATTGAGTTTGGCAAAGACGGCGATTTCAACGAAACTCGCTTCATCAACGTGCTCAATGCTGATCTGGCCAACGATTTGGGCAACTTGCTCAACCGCACCCTGAAGATGGCTGGGCGTTACTGCGACGGCAAGGTGCCAGGGGTTGACCCTCAGGCAATGGCGGATGGCCATCCACTCCGGGCGATCGGGCGATCGCTGACTGAAACCGTGCCTAAAGCCTACTCCTGCTTGGCGTTTAGCCAGGCTTGCAATGCCGTTTTGACCCTGGTGCAGGCCAGTAACAAATTCTTGGATGACCAAGCTCCTTGGAGTCTTTACAAACAGGGGAAACAGGCGGAAACCGAGGTCGTCTTATACGCTGTACTCGAATCGGTGCGGCAGGCTGCTTACCTGCTGTCGCCGATCATTCCCGGCATTAGCAATCAGATTTATGCTCAGCTGGGCTTTGCCGTTGACTTTAACGATCGGGCGATTGGTCAAGCGTTGGGCTATGACGATCAAGTCGGCTGGGGTTTGTTGCCCCCTGGCCAACCCTTGGGAGAAGCGTCTCCGGTGTTTCAGCGGCTAGAGCTGCCTGAGCCAGTGGCCAGCGCTTAGGGTGGATCTCAATCTATGTTTTTAGCTTTTCTTTCAAATCTCGCTTAACACACTTAATAAAAACTCATGTTAGACACCCACGCCCATTCTCTCCTTAGCGACGACTCTATCTTTACCCCCGAGCAGGTGCTCGACAACCGGGGGCGAGTGGCCATCTTTATTGATGGCTCTAACCTGTTCTACGCGGCGCTGCAACTAGGCATTGAGATTGATTACACCAAGCTGCTGTGCAAGCTGACGGCCGGGTCACGACTATTTCGCTCGTTTTTCTACACCGGGGTAGATCGCACCAACGAAAAGCAGCAGGGGTTTTTGCTGTGGATGCGGCGCAATGGCTACCGGGTGATTGCCAAAGACCTGGTGCAGCTGCCCGATGGCTCGAAAAAGGCCAATTTAGATGTTGAAATCGCCGTAGATCTAGTGGCTCTAGTCGATTATTACGATACGGCTGTGTTGGTGAGTGGCGATGGCGATCTGGCCTATGCTGCTGATGCTGCCAGCTATCGAGGGGCACGGGTGGAAGTGGTCAGTCTGCGATCGATGACGAGCGACAGTCTGATCAATGTGGCCGATCGCTACATTGACCTCGAAGGGGTTAAAGACGACATTCGCAAGCTGCCTCGCGGCTCGAGCCATAGCTACACCTATCGCCCGCTGTCTAACGTAGCCTCTAGCAACGAGCCCACACCAGAAGACGGCATCGCCGTTAGCGAATAATCTCTACAGGCGCAGCAGGATGGCACGGTGGCGACAACTGATTCTGGGCGGCCTGGCGATCGCGGCCCTAGTCGTGGGGCTAAGTAGTCTGCTTACCCAGGGGCCTCGCTCTGGCGATGGGACTACCCCGGTGGGAGAGGAGGTCGAACCTGGGCTCACCCTGCGCGATGTCACCCTTGAGCAACCCGATGACCAGGGGCGGCTGCTCTGGCGGGTCAAGGGCAGTGAAGTTACTTACAGCGCCAACCAGCAGGTGGCCTTCATTACCCGCCCTGATGGCGAACTGTTTCAGGATGGTGAGCCCATTTATGAAGTGATTGCCGACACGGGTGAGGTGCGCGAAAATGGCAGCGTAATTTTGCTACGGGGCAATATCGTGGCCACTGGCATTAAAAATGGCGCAATTCTGCGGGGCAACGAGATGGAATGGCGGCCCCAGGATGACATGCTGATTATGCGCGATCAGATCACCGGCACTCACCCCCAGCTACGGGCCACAGCCGGTGAAGCCCGAGTCTTTAACCGCGAAAACCGAATGGAGCTGGCGGGGAATGTGGTAGCCAGCACGGTGGTAGAAAACCCTCAAACTACTCCCTGGCTCAAGCTTCAGGCGCAGGAGCTGGTTTGGTTTTGGCAGGAAGAGCGCATTGACAGTGCCCAACCGCTGCGGGTTGAGCAGTTTAAGCAAAATGCGATTACCGATGTAGTCACCGGTCAGCAGGGGACGGTAAATCTGGCTGATCAGCTGGTGCAACTGCGGGGGCAGGTGGCTATGCAGATGTTAGAGATGCCGCTGACCATGACTAGCGAAGCCCTAGATTGGCAGGTAGCTGAAGAACAGGTTACCGTCAACCAGCCCCTGACTCTCGTGCATCCCGAAAATAGAATTCGGGTTACGGCTCGTCAGGGCCGGATGGATTTGGCCCAAGAGCAGATTTTCCTCTCCCAGGAGGTGGTGGCTGTGGGCGAAGAAAACCAGGCTCGCATGACCAGCGATCGCCTGACCTGGGATGTCAACGCCCAGCAGGTGGTGGCCGAAGGGCGGGTCAACTACCGCCAGGTCAACCCCTCCGTGAACCTCAATGGAGCGCGGGCGGTGGGTCGCCTCGACGACCAAACCATCGTCGTTGACGGTGGCCGGGTGGTCACCGAGATTGTGCCCAACTAGGCTCATCCTAAATCCTGCTTGGTTACCCCCGATTTGGCAGGGCCAAGGTCATTTGTCCCTACAGGTTGACCTTTTGGGAACTGGGTTTATGCGATCCGGATTCGGTAGCAAGCCGTCGCTGCCTCTCTCGACCTGGGCCTTTCTCGATCTGGAGCCAACTG is a genomic window of Nodosilinea sp. E11 containing:
- a CDS encoding NYN domain-containing protein, yielding MLDTHAHSLLSDDSIFTPEQVLDNRGRVAIFIDGSNLFYAALQLGIEIDYTKLLCKLTAGSRLFRSFFYTGVDRTNEKQQGFLLWMRRNGYRVIAKDLVQLPDGSKKANLDVEIAVDLVALVDYYDTAVLVSGDGDLAYAADAASYRGARVEVVSLRSMTSDSLINVADRYIDLEGVKDDIRKLPRGSSHSYTYRPLSNVASSNEPTPEDGIAVSE
- a CDS encoding cysteine synthase A; the protein is MDIKHGFVATVGNTPLIRLNSVSEATGCDILGKAEFLNPGGSVKDRAALYIIQDAEAKGLLKPGGTVVEGTAGNTGIGLAHICNAKGYRCLIVIPDTQSQEKIDLLRTLGAEVRPVPAVPYRDPNNYVKLSGRIAADLDNAIWANQFDNLANRLAHYETTGPEIWAQTEGTIDAWVTATGTGGTYAGVAMFLKEQNPNIRCVVADPMGSGLYSYIKTGEVNSEGNSITEGIGNSRITANMAEVPIDDAIQIEDPEALRTIYQLLYNDGLFMGGSVGINVAAAVKLAQQLGPGHKIVTVLCDGGSRYQSRLYSRPWLEAKGLWSEDLAPAANA
- a CDS encoding HAD-IA family hydrolase: MKTLEALIFDVDGTLAETERDGHRVAFNQAFQEFGLAWHWPVGLYGQLLRVAGGKERIRYYIHRYQTKFEAEDIDGLVIALHQAKAKHFQSLVENNVIPLRPGVRRLIEAAQQAEVRLAIATTSAKASVIPLLENLLGPDSPRWFEVIAAGDMVATKKPAPDIYELVINAMDLTPANCLVIEDSQQGLEASNAAGLTTVVTVNDYTRNHAFASARLVINHLGEPNLPFEVLHGDAAQAYYFSLDLAQTLVLPQR
- the metG gene encoding methionine--tRNA ligase, whose translation is MTLSPVDKPPFAITTPLYYVNGLPHIGSAYTTIAADVVARFYRLMGHPVLMITGTDEHGQKIQRTAEERGVSPQAHCDEYVAGFEHLWELLNINCDRFIRTTDPRHNTIVNEFFQRVWARGDIYQGQQQGWYCVSCEEFKEERDLLPDQRCPIHTNKTVEWRDESNYFFKLSNYQAQLEQLYAERPDFIQPESRRNEVLSFVKRGLQDFSISRINLDWGFPVPTDPGHTLYVWFDALLGYITALQDSNEPPSLEQAIAHWWPINIHLIGKDILRFHAVYWPAMLMSAGLPVPGRVYGHGFLTKDGQKMGKSQGNTLDPVDLVKRYGPDAVRYYFMREIEFGKDGDFNETRFINVLNADLANDLGNLLNRTLKMAGRYCDGKVPGVDPQAMADGHPLRAIGRSLTETVPKAYSCLAFSQACNAVLTLVQASNKFLDDQAPWSLYKQGKQAETEVVLYAVLESVRQAAYLLSPIIPGISNQIYAQLGFAVDFNDRAIGQALGYDDQVGWGLLPPGQPLGEASPVFQRLELPEPVASA
- the lptC gene encoding LPS export ABC transporter periplasmic protein LptC: MARWRQLILGGLAIAALVVGLSSLLTQGPRSGDGTTPVGEEVEPGLTLRDVTLEQPDDQGRLLWRVKGSEVTYSANQQVAFITRPDGELFQDGEPIYEVIADTGEVRENGSVILLRGNIVATGIKNGAILRGNEMEWRPQDDMLIMRDQITGTHPQLRATAGEARVFNRENRMELAGNVVASTVVENPQTTPWLKLQAQELVWFWQEERIDSAQPLRVEQFKQNAITDVVTGQQGTVNLADQLVQLRGQVAMQMLEMPLTMTSEALDWQVAEEQVTVNQPLTLVHPENRIRVTARQGRMDLAQEQIFLSQEVVAVGEENQARMTSDRLTWDVNAQQVVAEGRVNYRQVNPSVNLNGARAVGRLDDQTIVVDGGRVVTEIVPN
- the lepB gene encoding signal peptidase I — encoded protein: MPPDSALNSAPAAKKQAPQPNPWVEGLQTIGLSVVLALGIRHFVAEARYIPSGSMEPTLQVRDRLVIEKISYHFNPPRHEDIVVFWPPESLTAPGQRRDAFIKRVIGLPGDVVEVRNGEVIRNGEVLTEPYIEAPPDYEWGPETVPEASYLVLGDNRNSSYDSHSWGFVPEENIIGRAVVRFWPVNRVGLIDD